One genomic region from Jiangella sp. DSM 45060 encodes:
- a CDS encoding sialidase family protein: MRRPVVLALVLALPATVLAAHAPAQASPPIRQTVVFESGTEGYDTFRIPAIVRSDKGTLLAFAEGRVGGGGDTGDIDLVLRRSYDDGRTWGPLQVVGDNGVNVFGNPTPVVDPSTGDVVLLSTHNAGDATEAEIMRGEVTPEQSRRVFVQRSSDDGASWSAAQDITAATKLPEWRWYATGPVHAIALEHGEHRGRLVAAANHSTSPPPGSSDTGQEAKYYGAHSLYSDDGGLTWQLGDVDTPLTGVVNPNENTVTELADGTLYFNARDQNGTGVGTRATTTSSDGGETFDAPYALEPDIVTPVVQGSVLRLPRAGDRLVYSGPANPTARRTLQLRYSFDEGATWTGGPVLHDGPAAYSDVVVAGGRTLGVLYENGDTGTYERITFARVPFAALDRGLAPVTTTPDASGGGQDGVVGGSPEVVADGAVDAGLRLAAGDFVAVPRSSRVDVGAGPFTAAGWFRTDAAADQALLWAYNSGSGRDQWWVRLEPGANRIRALIDTSLGSGTLVAPGSFADGAWHHVALVRGDDGVALYVDGALAASAGPVAGSVTTDAAIGLHLGQRPDGANQLLGDLDDVWLLGRAAAADELAALAAGAAVGDPLVHLPLDELSR; encoded by the coding sequence ATGCGCCGGCCCGTCGTCCTTGCCCTTGTTCTCGCGCTTCCAGCGACCGTTCTCGCAGCTCACGCTCCCGCACAGGCGTCGCCGCCGATCAGGCAGACCGTCGTCTTCGAGTCCGGTACCGAGGGTTACGACACGTTCCGCATCCCCGCGATCGTCCGCTCCGACAAGGGGACGCTGCTCGCGTTCGCCGAGGGCCGGGTCGGCGGCGGGGGCGACACCGGCGACATCGACCTGGTGCTGCGCCGCTCGTACGACGACGGCCGCACGTGGGGCCCGCTGCAGGTGGTCGGCGACAACGGCGTGAACGTCTTCGGCAACCCGACCCCCGTGGTCGACCCGAGCACCGGCGACGTCGTCCTGCTCAGCACCCACAACGCCGGCGACGCCACCGAGGCCGAGATCATGCGCGGCGAGGTCACCCCCGAGCAGAGCCGCCGCGTGTTCGTCCAGCGCAGCAGCGACGACGGCGCCAGCTGGTCGGCCGCGCAGGACATCACGGCCGCCACCAAGCTGCCCGAGTGGCGCTGGTACGCCACCGGGCCGGTGCACGCCATCGCGCTGGAGCACGGCGAGCACCGCGGGCGGCTCGTCGCGGCGGCGAACCACTCGACCAGCCCGCCGCCCGGCTCGTCCGACACCGGGCAGGAGGCGAAGTACTACGGCGCGCACTCCCTCTACAGCGACGACGGCGGCCTGACCTGGCAGCTCGGCGACGTCGACACCCCGCTGACCGGCGTCGTGAACCCGAACGAGAACACCGTCACCGAGCTCGCCGACGGCACCCTCTACTTCAACGCGCGCGACCAGAACGGCACCGGCGTCGGCACCCGCGCGACGACCACCAGCAGCGACGGCGGCGAGACGTTCGACGCGCCGTACGCGCTGGAGCCGGACATCGTCACCCCGGTCGTGCAGGGCTCGGTGCTGCGGCTGCCGCGCGCCGGCGACCGGCTCGTGTACTCCGGCCCGGCGAACCCGACGGCCAGGCGGACGCTGCAGCTGCGGTACAGCTTCGACGAGGGCGCGACGTGGACCGGCGGGCCGGTGCTGCACGACGGGCCGGCGGCGTACTCCGACGTGGTCGTGGCCGGCGGGCGGACGCTCGGCGTGCTGTACGAGAACGGCGACACCGGGACGTACGAGCGCATCACGTTCGCGCGGGTGCCGTTCGCCGCGCTGGACCGCGGGCTGGCGCCGGTCACGACGACGCCGGACGCGTCGGGCGGCGGGCAGGACGGCGTCGTCGGCGGGTCGCCGGAGGTGGTCGCCGACGGTGCCGTGGACGCGGGGCTGCGACTCGCGGCGGGCGACTTCGTGGCGGTGCCGCGGAGCTCTCGCGTCGACGTCGGCGCCGGGCCGTTCACCGCGGCCGGCTGGTTCCGTACCGACGCCGCCGCCGACCAGGCGCTGCTGTGGGCGTACAACTCGGGCAGCGGGCGGGACCAGTGGTGGGTCCGGCTCGAGCCCGGGGCGAACCGGATCCGGGCACTGATCGACACCTCGCTGGGCAGCGGCACGCTGGTCGCGCCGGGCTCGTTCGCCGACGGCGCCTGGCACCACGTGGCGCTGGTCCGCGGTGACGACGGGGTGGCCCTCTACGTCGACGGTGCCCTGGCCGCGTCGGCCGGGCCGGTCGCGGGCTCCGTCACCACCGACGCCGCCATCGGCCTGCACCTGGGCCAGCGGCCGGACGGCGCCAACCAGCTGCTCGGCGACCTCGACGACGTCTGGCTGCTCGGCCGGGCGGCGGCCGCGGACGAGCTCGCCGCGCTGGCCGCCGGTGCCGCCGTCGGAGACCCGCTCGTGCACCTGCCGCTCGACGAGCTGAGCCGCTGA
- a CDS encoding galactose oxidase, giving the protein MPANGVDWHPAIPVGESYWTQLGLAGPVAGAHGDHLIVAGGANFPEPALTATRANTLGKVYWTDAFVYSRRTGGWQPAGQLPDAVGYAATVSTGDGVLVIGGEGYRGGPGGTLQRPAEKFADVYLLRWDARRSRLDRVELPPLPRPLSYAVAGIVDGVVYVAEGADFYGLDLDRPDRGWTTLPRWPGDPRTVAVGAAQDGRFFLLSGRAQHADKTWTFYRDAYAYSPRRRRWDRIADLPWCVTAGLAHPVGRTGLVVAGGDKDIDRWNLIEHHVALRNAAPPGSAEWQRQNDVVTWIYDHHTGFNGELLRYDTRRDRWSVDGWFPGPPPATTPAVDWDGDLVIASGEVGPGIRTPRVWQGSF; this is encoded by the coding sequence GTGCCCGCGAACGGGGTCGACTGGCACCCGGCCATCCCGGTCGGGGAGTCGTACTGGACGCAGCTCGGGCTGGCCGGGCCCGTCGCCGGCGCGCACGGCGACCACCTCATCGTCGCCGGCGGGGCGAACTTCCCGGAGCCGGCGCTGACGGCGACCCGCGCGAACACGCTGGGCAAGGTGTACTGGACCGACGCGTTCGTCTACTCGCGGCGGACCGGCGGCTGGCAGCCGGCCGGCCAGCTGCCCGACGCCGTCGGTTACGCGGCGACGGTGAGCACCGGCGACGGCGTGCTGGTGATCGGCGGCGAGGGCTACCGCGGCGGCCCCGGCGGCACGCTGCAGCGCCCGGCCGAGAAGTTCGCCGACGTCTACCTGCTGCGCTGGGACGCGCGGCGGTCCCGGCTCGACCGGGTCGAGCTGCCGCCGCTCCCCCGGCCGTTGTCGTATGCGGTCGCCGGCATCGTCGACGGCGTCGTGTACGTCGCGGAGGGCGCCGACTTCTACGGCCTGGACCTCGACCGTCCGGACCGCGGCTGGACGACGCTGCCGCGCTGGCCGGGCGACCCGCGCACCGTCGCCGTCGGAGCCGCCCAGGACGGCCGGTTCTTCCTGCTCAGCGGGCGGGCGCAGCACGCGGACAAGACCTGGACGTTCTACCGCGACGCGTACGCGTACTCGCCGCGGCGGCGGCGCTGGGACCGGATCGCCGACCTGCCCTGGTGCGTCACCGCGGGGCTCGCCCACCCCGTCGGCCGCACCGGGCTGGTCGTCGCCGGCGGCGACAAGGACATCGACCGCTGGAACCTCATCGAGCACCACGTCGCGCTCCGGAACGCGGCACCGCCCGGATCGGCGGAGTGGCAGCGCCAGAACGACGTCGTCACCTGGATCTACGACCACCACACCGGCTTCAACGGCGAGCTCCTGCGCTACGACACCCGCCGCGACCGCTGGAGCGTCGACGGCTGGTTCCCCGGCCCGCCTCCCGCCACCACCCCGGCCGTCGACTGGGACGGCGACCTGGTGATCGCGAGTGGTGAGGTCGGCCCCGGCATCCGCACTCCCCGCGTCTGGCAGGGGAGCTTCTGA
- a CDS encoding ABC transporter ATP-binding protein, with protein sequence MTVLDTPVVRPVVAAGAPPLEVAAVSWSAEGRLIVDGVGLSVAPGTMTGLLGPNGSGKSSLLRTVAGTYRPDGGRVLLGGDDLGAMRRRDRARRVAVVEQESTTDVPLQVLDVVLLGRTPHRASASDEALALAALETVGMRDLADRDWHTLSGGERQRVHLARAITQQPELLLLDEPTNHLDIHYQLALLTFVRSLGVTTLAALHDLNLAAAYCDQVVVLDGGRVAAAGAPSEVLVPDVVRSVFGVDADIHLNPRTGRPVLTFSPL encoded by the coding sequence ATGACCGTTCTCGACACTCCCGTCGTTCGTCCCGTGGTCGCGGCCGGTGCGCCGCCGCTGGAGGTCGCGGCCGTCTCGTGGTCGGCCGAGGGCCGGCTCATCGTCGACGGCGTCGGGCTGTCGGTCGCGCCCGGCACGATGACGGGGCTGCTCGGGCCGAACGGATCGGGCAAGTCCAGCCTGCTGCGCACCGTCGCCGGGACCTACCGCCCCGACGGCGGCCGCGTCCTGCTCGGCGGTGACGACCTCGGCGCCATGCGCCGCCGCGACCGCGCCCGCCGCGTCGCCGTCGTCGAACAGGAGTCGACGACCGACGTGCCGCTGCAGGTGCTCGACGTCGTGCTGCTCGGGCGGACGCCGCACCGCGCGTCGGCGTCCGACGAGGCGCTCGCGCTGGCCGCCCTCGAGACCGTCGGCATGCGCGACCTCGCCGACCGCGACTGGCACACCCTCTCCGGCGGCGAGCGGCAGCGGGTGCACCTGGCGCGGGCGATCACCCAGCAGCCTGAGCTGCTGCTGCTCGACGAGCCGACCAACCACCTCGACATCCACTACCAGCTGGCGCTGCTGACGTTCGTCCGCTCGCTGGGTGTGACGACCTTGGCGGCGCTGCACGATCTCAACCTGGCGGCTGCCTACTGCGACCAGGTCGTGGTACTGGACGGCGGCCGGGTGGCGGCCGCCGGCGCGCCGTCGGAGGTGCTGGTTCCCGATGTCGTCCGCTCCGTCTTCGGCGTCGACGCCGACATCCACCTCAACCCGCGCACCGGCCGCCCCGTGCTGACGTTCTCGCCGCTCTGA
- the groL gene encoding chaperonin GroEL (60 kDa chaperone family; promotes refolding of misfolded polypeptides especially under stressful conditions; forms two stacked rings of heptamers to form a barrel-shaped 14mer; ends can be capped by GroES; misfolded proteins enter the barrel where they are refolded when GroES binds) encodes MPKILEFDEDARRRLERGVDALANTVKVTLGPKGRNVVLDKKFGSPTITNDGVTIAREVELEDPHENLGAQLAKEVATKTNDVAGDGTTTATVLAQAMVHRGLKSVAAGANPMGIKRGIDAAVEAVRAKLVETARPVDEKSEIASVAAISAQDPTIGEVIADAFDKVGKDGVITVDESQTFGTELEFTEGMQFDKGYLSPYFVTDQERQEAVLEDAYILIHQNKISSVSDLLPLLEKVVQSGKQLLIVAEDVDGEALSTLVVNKIRGTFTSVAVKAPGFGDRRKAILQDLAVLTGGQVVAEEVGLKLDQVGLDVLGSARRIVVTKDDTTVVDGGGAQADIDGRVTQIRAEIDNTDSDWDREKLQERLAKLAGGVGVIKVGAATEVELKERKHRIEDAVSATRAAIEEGIVSGGGAALVHARSAIDALDLSGDEATGAAIVRGALVEPLRWIAENAGENGYVIVANVENGTPGHGYNAATGEYGDLIAQGVLDPVKVTRSAVANAASIASLLLTTEVLVADKPEEPVAEGGHGHGHGH; translated from the coding sequence ATGCCCAAGATCCTCGAGTTCGACGAGGACGCCCGCCGGCGCCTGGAGCGCGGTGTCGACGCCCTCGCGAACACCGTCAAGGTGACGCTCGGCCCCAAGGGCCGCAACGTCGTCCTCGACAAGAAGTTCGGTTCTCCCACCATCACCAACGACGGCGTCACCATCGCCCGTGAGGTCGAGCTGGAGGACCCGCACGAGAACCTCGGCGCGCAGCTCGCCAAGGAGGTCGCCACCAAGACCAACGACGTCGCGGGTGACGGCACCACGACGGCGACGGTGCTCGCGCAGGCCATGGTGCACCGCGGCCTGAAGTCCGTCGCCGCCGGCGCGAACCCGATGGGCATCAAGCGCGGCATCGACGCCGCCGTCGAGGCGGTCCGGGCGAAGCTCGTCGAGACCGCCCGCCCCGTGGACGAGAAGTCCGAGATCGCCTCCGTCGCCGCCATCTCCGCGCAGGACCCCACCATCGGCGAGGTCATCGCCGACGCGTTCGACAAGGTCGGCAAGGACGGCGTCATCACCGTCGACGAGTCGCAGACCTTCGGTACCGAGCTCGAGTTCACCGAGGGCATGCAGTTCGACAAGGGCTACCTCAGCCCGTACTTCGTCACCGACCAGGAGCGTCAGGAGGCCGTCCTCGAGGACGCCTACATCCTGATCCACCAGAACAAGATCTCGTCGGTGAGCGACCTCCTGCCGCTGCTCGAGAAGGTCGTCCAGTCCGGCAAGCAGCTGCTGATCGTGGCCGAGGACGTCGACGGCGAGGCGCTGTCCACGCTGGTCGTCAACAAGATCCGCGGCACGTTCACCTCGGTCGCCGTCAAGGCGCCCGGCTTCGGTGACCGCCGCAAGGCGATCCTGCAGGACCTCGCCGTCCTCACCGGCGGCCAGGTCGTCGCCGAGGAGGTCGGCCTCAAGCTCGACCAGGTCGGTCTCGACGTGCTCGGCTCGGCCCGCCGCATCGTCGTCACCAAGGACGACACCACCGTCGTCGACGGCGGCGGCGCGCAGGCCGACATCGACGGCCGGGTCACGCAGATCCGCGCGGAGATCGACAACACCGACTCCGACTGGGACCGCGAGAAGCTGCAGGAGCGGCTGGCCAAGCTGGCCGGCGGCGTCGGCGTCATCAAGGTCGGCGCGGCCACCGAGGTCGAGCTGAAGGAGCGTAAGCACCGCATCGAGGACGCCGTGTCGGCGACGCGCGCGGCCATCGAGGAGGGCATCGTCTCCGGCGGTGGCGCGGCGCTCGTGCACGCGCGGTCGGCCATCGACGCGCTCGACCTGTCCGGCGACGAAGCCACCGGCGCCGCCATCGTGCGCGGCGCGCTGGTCGAGCCGTTGCGGTGGATCGCCGAGAACGCCGGCGAGAACGGCTACGTCATCGTGGCCAACGTCGAGAACGGCACGCCGGGCCACGGCTACAACGCCGCCACCGGCGAGTACGGCGACCTCATCGCGCAGGGCGTCCTCGACCCCGTCAAGGTGACCCGCTCCGCGGTCGCCAACGCGGCGTCGATCGCCAGCCTGCTGCTCACCACCGAGGTCCTCGTGGCGGACAAGCCCGAGGAGCCGGTCGCCGAGGGTGGCCACGGCCACGGTCACGGCCACTGA
- the groES gene encoding co-chaperone GroES, whose amino-acid sequence MSVSIKPLEDRIVVKPLEAEQTTASGLVIPDTAKEKPQEGEVVAVGEGRWDDEGEKRIPLDVKVGDVVLYSKYGGTEVKYGGDELLILSGRDVLAIVQK is encoded by the coding sequence GTGTCGGTCTCCATCAAGCCACTCGAGGACCGCATCGTGGTCAAGCCGCTCGAAGCGGAGCAGACCACGGCGTCCGGGCTCGTCATCCCTGACACCGCCAAGGAGAAGCCCCAGGAGGGCGAGGTCGTCGCCGTCGGCGAGGGCCGCTGGGACGACGAGGGCGAGAAGCGCATCCCGCTCGACGTCAAGGTCGGCGACGTGGTGCTCTACTCGAAGTACGGCGGCACCGAGGTGAAGTACGGCGGCGACGAGCTGCTCATCCTCTCCGGCCGCGACGTTCTGGCGATCGTCCAGAAGTGA
- a CDS encoding TIGR03557 family F420-dependent LLM class oxidoreductase, whose translation MSRARVGYSAMLERFAPSEVVQLTVAAEEAGFDGVMADDHFQPWTPQQGQAGFVWNVMTAMAERTRGSVGVGATCPSFRWHPAVVAQAAATLEQLYPGRHWLGIGSGEAISEHVVGGYWPEAPQRIARMFEAVEIIQKLFTGRDVRHDGRFFTLERTRLWTMPDAPPPVYIATSGPITARRAGASCDGMITVASTPEKVASLFARFDDGARSNGKDPSTLAKIVQVHLSWAPDPAEAAAQALREWPNGAMRFSKADLRSPYDVDQIARMVRVEDFDGRVTISADLDVHRQELQRYLDAGATHLYLHDAGPDQRTWIDVFGREVLPKLTA comes from the coding sequence ATGAGCCGTGCGCGGGTCGGGTACAGCGCCATGTTGGAGCGGTTCGCGCCGTCCGAGGTGGTGCAACTGACGGTGGCGGCCGAGGAGGCCGGGTTCGACGGCGTCATGGCCGACGACCACTTCCAGCCGTGGACGCCGCAGCAGGGGCAGGCCGGGTTCGTCTGGAACGTCATGACGGCGATGGCCGAGCGCACCCGCGGCTCGGTCGGCGTCGGCGCGACCTGCCCGTCGTTCCGCTGGCACCCGGCGGTCGTCGCGCAGGCGGCGGCAACGCTGGAGCAGCTGTACCCGGGGCGGCACTGGCTCGGCATCGGGTCCGGCGAGGCCATCAGCGAGCACGTCGTCGGCGGGTACTGGCCCGAGGCGCCGCAGCGCATCGCCCGCATGTTCGAGGCGGTGGAGATCATCCAGAAGCTCTTCACCGGCCGCGACGTCCGCCACGACGGCCGGTTCTTCACCCTCGAGCGCACCCGCCTCTGGACCATGCCCGACGCGCCGCCGCCGGTCTACATCGCGACGTCCGGCCCGATCACCGCCCGCCGGGCCGGCGCCTCCTGCGACGGCATGATCACCGTCGCCAGCACGCCCGAGAAGGTGGCGTCCCTCTTCGCCCGGTTCGACGATGGCGCCCGCTCGAACGGCAAGGACCCGTCGACGCTGGCGAAGATCGTGCAGGTGCACCTGTCGTGGGCGCCCGACCCGGCCGAGGCCGCCGCCCAGGCGTTGCGCGAATGGCCCAACGGCGCCATGCGCTTCTCCAAGGCCGACCTCCGTTCCCCCTACGACGTCGACCAGATCGCCCGCATGGTCCGCGTCGAGGACTTCGACGGCCGGGTCACCATCTCCGCCGACCTCGACGTGCACCGCCAGGAGCTCCAGCGCTACCTCGACGCCGGCGCCACCCACCTCTATCTGCACGACGCCGGCCCCGACCAGCGCACCTGGATCGACGTGTTCGGCCGCGAGGTCCTCCCGAAGCTCACGGCCTGA
- a CDS encoding DUF2891 family protein has product MAREAEFFASGPGRTRERPYGWGWLLTLAHELAAWSDPDADAWAAAVRPLADVLSGNLVGWLPAQTYPVRGGLHPNSAFGLLRCYEGAPAELRDAIDDAVRRWYLDDTDYPAHYEPSGSDFLSPALAEAELVARVLPAEAFGAWFAAFLPRAASSSPSQLFAPVTVSDPSDGQLAHLAGLNLSRAWSMLAVASALPDGAPAAAALTASAAVHAEAGLPFVVGGDYMVEHWLAAYAVGYLTA; this is encoded by the coding sequence CTGGCGCGGGAGGCCGAGTTCTTCGCGTCCGGGCCGGGCCGCACGCGGGAACGTCCCTACGGGTGGGGCTGGCTGCTGACGCTGGCGCACGAGCTGGCCGCGTGGTCCGACCCCGACGCGGACGCCTGGGCCGCCGCCGTCCGCCCGCTGGCCGACGTGCTGTCGGGGAACCTGGTGGGCTGGCTGCCGGCGCAGACCTACCCGGTGCGGGGCGGGCTGCACCCGAATTCGGCGTTCGGGCTGCTCCGCTGCTACGAGGGCGCACCGGCGGAGCTGCGCGACGCGATCGACGACGCCGTCCGCCGGTGGTATCTCGACGACACCGACTATCCGGCGCACTACGAGCCGTCCGGCAGCGACTTCCTGTCGCCGGCGCTGGCCGAGGCCGAGCTGGTGGCGCGGGTGCTGCCGGCGGAGGCGTTCGGCGCCTGGTTCGCCGCGTTCCTCCCGCGCGCCGCGTCCTCGTCGCCGTCGCAGCTGTTCGCGCCGGTCACCGTCTCAGACCCGTCGGACGGGCAGCTCGCGCACCTGGCGGGGCTGAACCTCAGCCGGGCGTGGTCGATGCTGGCCGTCGCGTCGGCCTTGCCGGACGGTGCCCCAGCGGCGGCCGCGCTGACGGCGTCGGCCGCCGTGCACGCCGAGGCCGGACTGCCCTTTGTCGTCGGTGGCGACTACATGGTCGAGCACTGGCTCGCCGCCTACGCCGTCGGTTACCTGACCGCCTGA
- a CDS encoding putative F420-0 ABC transporter substrate-binding protein: MALFPFRTFRAALVGVAAGAVATVVLTGCSADDDPAEAGQTEAAATGTAGEFTPVTVDNCGTEVSIDSPPERVVTIKSTATEMMLALGLADRLVGTAFSDGPLPDDYAGDLDDVPVLSDNVPGQEALLDVEPDFVYGGWESNFGADTAGDRSSLADFGIATYVSPAACQEPEYQPDPMTFDELFAEIREVASFFGATERADELIAEQQALLDQVEAPGDGLTALWYSSGEDAPFVGGDIGAPAMVMRELGVENIFADVDATWSNVSWEQVIDRDPDVIVLVDAAWNTADSKIERLEGNPATAALPAVAEQRYLRLPFPAAEAGVRNAQAVVDLAAQLEALDQ; the protein is encoded by the coding sequence GTGGCGCTATTCCCTTTCCGAACGTTCCGCGCTGCCCTCGTCGGCGTCGCGGCCGGCGCGGTCGCGACGGTCGTGCTGACCGGCTGCTCGGCCGATGACGACCCGGCCGAGGCCGGCCAGACCGAGGCGGCCGCAACCGGTACGGCCGGCGAGTTCACGCCGGTCACCGTCGACAACTGCGGCACCGAGGTGAGCATCGACAGCCCGCCGGAGCGCGTCGTCACCATCAAGTCGACCGCGACGGAGATGATGCTCGCGCTCGGCCTCGCCGACCGCCTCGTCGGCACCGCGTTCTCCGACGGCCCGCTGCCGGACGACTATGCGGGCGACCTCGACGACGTCCCCGTGCTGTCCGACAACGTGCCCGGCCAGGAGGCCCTGCTCGACGTCGAGCCCGACTTCGTCTACGGCGGCTGGGAGAGCAACTTCGGCGCCGACACCGCCGGTGACCGGTCATCGCTGGCCGACTTCGGCATCGCGACGTACGTGTCCCCGGCCGCCTGCCAGGAGCCCGAGTACCAGCCCGACCCGATGACGTTCGACGAGCTGTTCGCGGAGATCCGTGAGGTCGCGTCGTTCTTCGGCGCCACCGAGCGCGCCGACGAGCTGATCGCCGAGCAGCAGGCGCTGCTCGACCAGGTCGAGGCGCCCGGCGACGGGCTGACGGCGCTCTGGTACTCCTCCGGCGAGGACGCGCCGTTCGTCGGCGGCGACATCGGCGCGCCGGCCATGGTGATGCGCGAGCTCGGCGTCGAGAACATCTTCGCCGACGTCGACGCCACCTGGTCGAACGTCAGCTGGGAGCAGGTCATCGACCGCGACCCCGACGTGATCGTCCTGGTCGACGCCGCGTGGAACACCGCCGACAGCAAGATCGAGCGACTCGAGGGCAATCCGGCCACCGCCGCGCTGCCCGCCGTCGCCGAGCAGCGGTATCTGCGGCTGCCGTTCCCGGCGGCCGAGGCGGGCGTCCGCAACGCGCAGGCCGTCGTCGACCTCGCGGCCCAGCTGGAGGCGCTGGACCAGTGA
- a CDS encoding putative F420-0 ABC transporter permease subunit, with the protein MAVVLAASVTLAVTIGSADLHPLDVWRSIGDHLGLTSTSLSVLRDGIVWELRLPRVLTAAAVGAALALCGAVMQTLTRNPLADPYLLGLSSGASVGAVAVLILGIGWLGLPVAAFAGALLALVVTFALANRRGELAPTRTVLAGLAVSYLCSAATSFIIFWSATGDSYREILSWLLGSLGGASWTDAAIVWVAVVVVGTALVSRARTLDAFAFGDSTASTLGINVNATRWTLLTLVALLTGAAVAVSGAIGFVGLMLPHAVRFVVGSGHRRVLPLAALAGASFMIWADTLARTLFDPRELPVGVVTAFLGAPAFAVLLRRRRVGR; encoded by the coding sequence ATGGCGGTCGTGCTGGCGGCGTCGGTGACGCTCGCGGTGACGATCGGCTCGGCCGACCTGCACCCGCTCGACGTGTGGCGCTCGATCGGCGACCACCTGGGGCTGACCTCGACGTCGCTGTCGGTGCTGCGTGACGGCATCGTGTGGGAGCTGCGGCTGCCGCGGGTGCTGACGGCGGCCGCGGTGGGCGCCGCGCTGGCCCTCTGTGGCGCCGTCATGCAGACGCTGACGCGCAACCCGCTGGCCGACCCGTACCTGCTGGGCCTGTCGTCCGGCGCGTCGGTCGGGGCCGTGGCGGTGCTGATCCTGGGCATCGGCTGGCTCGGGCTGCCGGTCGCCGCGTTCGCCGGCGCGCTGCTGGCGCTCGTAGTGACGTTCGCGCTGGCCAACCGCCGCGGCGAACTGGCGCCGACGCGGACGGTGCTGGCCGGGCTGGCGGTGTCGTACCTGTGCTCGGCGGCGACGTCGTTCATCATCTTCTGGTCGGCGACAGGCGACTCCTACCGCGAGATCCTCAGCTGGCTGCTCGGCTCGCTCGGCGGCGCGTCGTGGACCGACGCGGCGATCGTCTGGGTCGCCGTCGTCGTGGTCGGGACGGCGCTGGTGTCGCGGGCCCGGACGCTGGACGCGTTCGCGTTCGGCGACAGCACCGCGTCGACGCTGGGCATCAACGTCAACGCGACCCGGTGGACGCTGCTGACGCTGGTCGCGCTGCTCACCGGGGCCGCCGTCGCCGTCAGCGGGGCCATCGGGTTCGTCGGGCTGATGCTGCCGCACGCCGTCAGGTTCGTCGTCGGCTCCGGGCACCGGCGGGTGCTGCCGCTGGCGGCGCTGGCCGGCGCGAGCTTCATGATCTGGGCCGACACGCTGGCCCGCACGCTGTTCGATCCGCGCGAGCTGCCGGTGGGCGTCGTCACGGCGTTCCTCGGCGCGCCCGCGTTCGCCGTCCTGTTGCGTCGCCGGAGGGTAGGCCGATGA